The genomic region CTTTATCGAAAATACCTTTTTTAGTCATTAATTGAATTTCTTCAAAATAGGGATGTTTTTTGTCTATATTATTAAAATAAGGTTCTTTTTCTATCTCAGGACTTCTCTCTCCCATATAAACCATCTGTTTTAGTAGTACACTAACCTCTTCCTTAGTTATCTCTTCATCAGGTAACAGCTCTCCCTGTCTTAAAGGAAGAAAATCCTGAGCTAAGGCTAGTTCTAGATAAGACGATGCCCAGTGCTTATCATCAACCAGGTCAAATATTTTCTTATCTACAAAAGAAGTACCTTCATAATTGTAGATCTCACCTGACTCACTATTAACATAGGGTGCTCCCTCTTGATAACTTGGAGTGTGAGCATAAGGCTTAAGTTTGAACACAGGACGCATTTCAACTGTTGGTTCTTCTTTTAGTTCCATCAATTCTTTTTCAGTTTCTACTCGATGAGGAATATATACTAGTTCTATATCTAGGTTTGAAACTAACTTTTCTCTAGCTTCTTCTAAAGTGATTTCTGTTTCTTTAGGATCAGGTAAATCATCTTCCTTTAATGGAATATGATTGATGCTACTAGTTAGTCCTGTAGCCATATCAATTCTAAAATTGTAACCTGTTGTTTCTACAGGGATATTATTAACTACCTTACTATATTCAAATCCTCTAGCAACTGAACCTGGCGAATAGTCTTCGGGATTTTCTATTTTCAGATGACTCTTTTCATCACCGACATTAAGGTCTTGGCTATTTATAAGCATTGCATCAGAAGCAAATGACATCTTATCAAGAGTTCTTTTTGCTGTTTTTTCAATATTTATTTCTTCAGGTTGTTCTTCTACTAAATCGTCTATGATCTGAGCTATAACACTATGGTGGAGCTCATAAAAGTGAATATCACCTTGTTTTTGACAAATTTGTAGCTGTAACTGTCTGAATTCATCAATATCTTCGTGGTTAAAATTAACTTCATACATTAATCTATCATCATCAGTTCCTAGAGGAGACCTCCTGACACCTTGTGTTTCACTAACTCCTTCTATCTCAAAATTCTTAAAGCCAAGGTTTTTAACAAATACCTCAGCTATTTCTTTCGCATCATCTTCAGTAATTTCATCAGGTTTTTCACTAGCCTCTATAGTGACTCCTTCTTGTGATAGAAAGTCCTCTGTCAAGCTTCCATCTTCAGCTAAAGTTTTTTCTAGTTTGTCTTTATCTATTTTTTCAAAACCTCGGTTTAATAGATCTTTTGTATTAGCATCTACAAAATAATTACTTCGGGTCATACCGGTCTGCTCGACCCCTAATTGACCCAAGAAAGTATAATATAGTCCGGGTTCTTGAAATTCAGTATGATCTAAAGCCTGCATGTATACTTTTTGTAGGGGTAAGCCTTCTATCAACTTTTCTTTTGCCTCGTCCTTTGATACATCTTCTTTTAGGGAAATGAACTTATCATACTCGGAAAGTTTTTTGTCTATTCTACTTAATTCACCAGTTACCGAATTTATCTCCACAGTTACACCTTCACCCTGTACAGGTATCGAATCATGAATTCTCATAAATGTGAATTTATAATCCGAAGCCCTTCTATGACTGTCATCAAGTTCTCTATCCACCAATGGATCTGTATCTAGCTTTTCTTTTTCTAAAAGTTCTAGATACAGATTCTCTACATATTCTAGGGCTGTTTCTTTTGCCTCATCAGCTGTAATCTGAGAGAGCTTTGGTTTATCCATAGAAATATTTCTATCAACCGATGTAATTACATCCTCTTTTTTATCATATAACACTTTTAACCTGTCATCTTCTAAAATGTATGTGTAGTTTAATTTGTTTTCTTCTCGGTGATGTTCTTCTAATTCATCTAGCCTATATTCTGATGCTAGATCTAACTGAGATCTGATATCTTCATCTATTTCTGCTCGCTTCCCATAAAGCTCATAGCTTTTATCAGTCTCTTTTTCATCCGTTACTTCACCCTGATCTTTTTCAACCACTTCCTCTTCATAAGCCTCTGATGTGACTGGGGAAAATAGTAACATTAAACAAACAGCTAAAGATACTAGATTTTTTAATGTTAGTTCACCATTTCTATTAAATATCATTGTACCAACCTCCCGAGTTCAATCAATCTGTCAAAAACCTGAGAAATTTCATTTCTAGTCATATACTCTAAAGGTTCAAATTGATCATCTTCTAGTGACATAATATCTAATGCCACTACTACTGCCACACTGTTCCAAGCTTTGTCATGAATTTCATTCTTATCCTCTATTTCATAGGCTAGATCTAATTCATCATCACTTCTAGTGATCACTTCTAGGTTCATTGTTTTTACTATCATCTGTGCTAGTTCTTCCCTAGTTATCTCTTTATCTGGTTTATATTCATTTGACTCTTCACCAGCTAACATTCTATTTGGAACTAGGCCAAGATTATATATCCTATCAATGGCGTGATAATGTGGATGATCTTCATCTACATCAGAAAGGTTTTTATCATCTTGATAGCTATATCTAGATCTTGGTGGAGTAGTATATCGCGGTGTATTTGTTAAAGATGTGATAACTCGGGTAGCTTCACCTCTACTAACTGTTTTTTCGCCATCAATTACTCCATCATCATCAGGTATAAATACTCCTAAGGTACTCATCCATTCTATTAACTTTTCATCATCAGCTCTTTTTATATCAGAAAGTTCATACCCTTTTCTTATATGTCTTTCTATCAATTCTCCCGTGACTGCATTTATCTGATTGTACTTTTTGTTATCAAATTCAAAAACTAGGTCTCCATCATCACCGTATTTAGGTTCTATACTTGTTTTTTCTAAATAATTCTTTAAAGCGTCTTCTTCAGAAATAACATCTTTCGGCTTATCAATATAGTCATCGGTAATTGGTGTTCTGATATTAAATCTCGAAAGTTTAGCAGTTTCCTGACAGATAGTTAATTGTAGAGAACTATATGAAAGCGAAGCACCGTAAGCTTTTACAGGGAAACGAAGCCTATAGGCTTTACCAAAACTTTCATTTACTTCTTCTAGGGAAATATCATAATCTAAATAATCAACAAAGTCCGGGGCAAGTTTATCAAAGTACAATCTACCCAATTGTTCAAAGTTTTCTTCTGTTTCATCCTCTTCTAATTCTGTAAGTGCTTTTTCGATTTTCTCGGTATATTCTTCTCCACCGAGTGCCACTAGGGGAGTGTCCCCTCTAGAATCAACCCGGATTTCATACAAATAACCGTGTTCTGTCTCAAAGGAAACAGCTAATTCTATCCTTGGATCATCGCCTTTATACCTACCTCTTACATTATCTGTAATAAGAGGTCCTCGAGTGCTAGACCCACCACCTCCGGATGTAGATATTTCACCTTCTATATCGAACTTAGAATCAACAACTTCTTTTACTTTATCCATAACTCTTTCCCGGTCATCTCGTCTATCTATAGGCTCATCCAGTTTATCAGGGGAAAAAGCGCCCATTTCTAGGTCTATTTCAGTTCCTTTATCTTCAACTTCACCCTGATCTAAAACTTCTCCATCTTGATCTAGATAATCTCCCGTTTCTGCATCAATAGTAACTTCGCTACCTACAATAGGGCTATATGTTAATATGAAATTTTCATTATCTGTATCTGTTCTATATTCTAAT from Natranaerobius trueperi harbors:
- a CDS encoding S-layer homology domain-containing protein encodes the protein MIFNRNGELTLKNLVSLAVCLMLLFSPVTSEAYEEEVVEKDQGEVTDEKETDKSYELYGKRAEIDEDIRSQLDLASEYRLDELEEHHREENKLNYTYILEDDRLKVLYDKKEDVITSVDRNISMDKPKLSQITADEAKETALEYVENLYLELLEKEKLDTDPLVDRELDDSHRRASDYKFTFMRIHDSIPVQGEGVTVEINSVTGELSRIDKKLSEYDKFISLKEDVSKDEAKEKLIEGLPLQKVYMQALDHTEFQEPGLYYTFLGQLGVEQTGMTRSNYFVDANTKDLLNRGFEKIDKDKLEKTLAEDGSLTEDFLSQEGVTIEASEKPDEITEDDAKEIAEVFVKNLGFKNFEIEGVSETQGVRRSPLGTDDDRLMYEVNFNHEDIDEFRQLQLQICQKQGDIHFYELHHSVIAQIIDDLVEEQPEEINIEKTAKRTLDKMSFASDAMLINSQDLNVGDEKSHLKIENPEDYSPGSVARGFEYSKVVNNIPVETTGYNFRIDMATGLTSSINHIPLKEDDLPDPKETEITLEEAREKLVSNLDIELVYIPHRVETEKELMELKEEPTVEMRPVFKLKPYAHTPSYQEGAPYVNSESGEIYNYEGTSFVDKKIFDLVDDKHWASSYLELALAQDFLPLRQGELLPDEEITKEEVSVLLKQMVYMGERSPEIEKEPYFNNIDKKHPYFEEIQLMTKKGIFDKEKESFPLDKTINREQMAELIIKSLDLDILIEDDLKFPLNFEDVDEISPERKNYVGLVAWLDIMNGDEDRFLPKDDLSRAEAVTVLYRIDEIEV
- a CDS encoding S-layer homology domain-containing protein is translated as MKVSAILLALLFSVTALSGSILAKEDLEQETNLSEDEVIEMAEEVHPLTEKLNLEGSEYHESQELWYLNYQSDHDDKVSYTLSFNICDEDEVIDSSSLNVRDLPEEEIDYVDWDEGKEMAEEFSKDAGFDLDEKEGFELEPKELTDPKTPDNYASDIDHRYEYRQTAHGYETDNSISVNVSSRTGHVSSFNNNYDTDLNFEEPKEVLAEETAKDLFIDAGGTLEYRTDTDNENFILTYSPIVGSEVTIDAETGDYLDQDGEVLDQGEVEDKGTEIDLEMGAFSPDKLDEPIDRRDDRERVMDKVKEVVDSKFDIEGEISTSGGGGSSTRGPLITDNVRGRYKGDDPRIELAVSFETEHGYLYEIRVDSRGDTPLVALGGEEYTEKIEKALTELEEDETEENFEQLGRLYFDKLAPDFVDYLDYDISLEEVNESFGKAYRLRFPVKAYGASLSYSSLQLTICQETAKLSRFNIRTPITDDYIDKPKDVISEEDALKNYLEKTSIEPKYGDDGDLVFEFDNKKYNQINAVTGELIERHIRKGYELSDIKRADDEKLIEWMSTLGVFIPDDDGVIDGEKTVSRGEATRVITSLTNTPRYTTPPRSRYSYQDDKNLSDVDEDHPHYHAIDRIYNLGLVPNRMLAGEESNEYKPDKEITREELAQMIVKTMNLEVITRSDDELDLAYEIEDKNEIHDKAWNSVAVVVALDIMSLEDDQFEPLEYMTRNEISQVFDRLIELGRLVQ